From the genome of Maniola jurtina chromosome 26, ilManJurt1.1, whole genome shotgun sequence:
CAAATAAGgttaggtttaaagatatttattctcataaagacaAAGAAAAGTCATTCACTTGAGAACTTAACTCTAAGAATACACTATTCGCCATTttattgcataaataaatagaactcattcaatgcatttttaaaacaattttgtatttgtatttgtatttgtaagtAATTGTTAATAGTATGTAGATATAATTTTAAGTGTTAGAATAATATAGAAAGGACCTACCGGAGCTACATGGTCGCACTAGTGAACGCATCGGCGGTTaccctggtgctgcaaatgttcatgggcgacggtaatcactcaacatcaggtgacccgcctggtctgttactcgctattttttttggttccgtacctcaaaaggaaaaacaggaacccttataggatcagtttgttgtctgtctgtctgtcaagaaacctatagggtacttcccgttgacctagaatcatgggtaggtaggtagatcttatagtacatttttttaaatccagttTAGGTGCTCAGGTATCGTAAAATACTACTCACCTTCACTCCACTCCACACAGGTCATAGTTAAAgagctggagagtgacataccCGACTGGAAAATCAGAAATCCAACAGGATAAAAGAAAACCAAATCTAGGTACGCGTGGGCCCTAAGAAgcttagttaaaaaaattacttatttggGAGATCGGATGTGACTTACGTTTTGAAGTTCCACAGATGGACGGAACCGTCGTAGGCGCAAGACGCCATCTGACAGGACTCTGACACTTCCTCTGTAGTGTCCATCACTTCTGTTGACTCATCTTCTTTTTTTTCCTTCTCTTGTTCTATCTAGAGAGAGAAGAGATGAGAAGATTATTacatactagcttatgcccgcgacggGACCGACGAAAACGTTTCagttttgtctggtgggaggcttcggccgtggctagttaccaccacaTCGGCaaagccgccaagcgattaagcgttccagtacgataccgtgtagaatcCAAAGGAGtaagggtttaatgaaaactgccataccccttccaggttagtccgcttccatcttagattgcatcatcacttaccaccaggtgagattgcagtaaagggctaacttgtatctaaataaaataaaataaagtgagGAAACCAACCCAGagagaagatgcccgcgacttcgcacgCGTGAACTGCACAAACAACCcccattttacccccttagggcttgaattatcaaaaaccctttcttagcggatggttacgtcataatagctatctgcatgccaaatttcaccccgatccgtcctgtagtttaaCCTGTGCGTAAATAGAACAATCGTGACAAGAATGGATATGATAAGGAATGAATATATAAGGGGAAGTTTAAAAGTAGCACCAGTGGTAGAAAAAATGAGGAgtaataggctggcatggtatgggcatgtaatgcggagggaagagagtcatatcactagaagaatgttaaatatgcatgtggatggagaaaagagaagaggacgaccaaagaaaaggtggatggattgcgtgaaagaggatatacgtataaaaggggtagatgataagttgatggatgacagaagagagtggaagaggaagacatgttgtgccaaccccacgtagcatgggataagggctggaagaagaagaagaagtccGTCAAGAGTTCAAGAGTTcaagagttttttttatttgctgaaacattttttacagtaaGATCTTATTAAGTAGTActacatattgtccagtagaaatgtttcaccttatataatcaggcatgcaaaactgttctttgaattcattaaactaaattacattattacattaaatatatcacatgtcaaattataattattaccttattattattttagtaagtcaaccaataaataatattatagcaaatagtataatcacatcaagtcaataaatacaatatcaaataggtaactaagatattttaaaattataattttattcattctttataatcaaaaaaatcatttacagTGTAGAATGTTTTCGCGCTGAGCCATTCatacaattttcttttaaatggtCCCAGAGGTAATGATTTGATGTGATTTGGCAATTTATTGAAAACTTTAATGCACATTCCAGTGAAATTTTTTGTATACATTGCCGTTCTAGGGACACAATTCAAAACCAACCTATTAGGATTCCTCGTAGGATAAGAGCGAACATTATACGCTTTAGTGAAAAGATCATTATGCTTCTTAATAAAGACacaaatatcaaataaatataaacatggCAGAGTtaacaaattaagttttttgaaaagtggTTTGCAGCTATCTATTGGTGCGGCACCACACATTGCTCGGACGCATTTCTTTTGGGCAATGAATGCTCTATTAATGTAACTCCCATTACCCCAGAACATCAAACCATATCTAAGACTAGAGGCCACGTACGCATGATACACTTCCAGCCTAGTTTTCATATCTACTATGTTCCTTAGCCGTCGCAGgacaaaacaaaacttattgaCCCTTTCAGCAACCTTACCGATCTGCTCATTCCATGTTAGATTTGTATCCACGTATATTCCTAAAAACTTGATTACGTTCACTGATTCTAAATTAATGTCATCATAATGTATGTCTAATAAGGCgggtagatttttattaaattgaacaTATTTGGTTTTGGATAAGTTTATTTGAAGATTATTAGTGTCAAGCCAATTTATAATTGATTTAATTGTCAAATTAATTTCATTCTCATGGAATTTGACACCAGAAATATTTTCGGTGGATACGACTATTGCGATATCATCAGCGAATAATACTGTTTTATATATTGTGGCTTCAGTGATGTCATTGATGTagagaagaaaaagaaaggGGCCTAATATGCTCCCTTGCGGAACCCCAAAGTTATTGTGCTTGAATTCTGATTGGAATTCTTTAAGTTCCCTGTCAACAATCCTTTTAATTATAACTGATTGTGTACGATTGGATAGGTAAGATTCAATCCATTGAAGCACCAGTCCccttatacctacattttccaACTTTGACAGTAATATGTCATGACTCACAAAATCAAAGGCcttagataaatcaaaaaataggCCTGATGTGAACTTTTTTAAATCTACTTTTTTAAGGACTTCACTTATTAAAGAGAAAATCGCAAGCGTTGTGGATTTATCTTTTTGGAACCCGTACTGTTGTGGTCTTATTATGttgaatttattacaaaaacagaGTAATCGCTTTAGCATACATTTCTCTAATATTTTTGAGAAGATAGGGATAAGGGTAATAGGTCTATAATTTCCTATGTCTTTATGATTTCCTTTTTTGTATATAGGTTTGATAATGGATAGTTTTAGAATATCTGGAAAACATCCAGATTCGTATGATAAATTTATCAAGTGAGTTAAAACCGGGacaatgtaattttttgaagCTTTTACTATTTTAGTGCTTATTTCGTCGTACCCTTCTGCTGTAGTATTTTTTAGTGATAGTATTTCCTTTTCTACTTCACTGTAAGTCATTGGCTCTATGTACATAGATTGAGCTATACTATTAAGTTTACTAGGCATAAAGTTATTGGATTTATCTGATTTAATATTTGTCAATTCTATAAAGTAGTCGTTAAATGTTTGTGCTATTTTCATAGGTTCgttaataatttcttttttactCATAATACTGTCAATAAAATCATAATTCTTAGTGTTTGTTACTTCATCTTTAACAATATTCCAAGAcgttttacacttgtttttactGTTATGTATCCTTCGTCTATTTGTCAGCTGTTGTGCATTATAAATACACCTCTTTaaagtatttgaaaaaaatttatacttatctttatattgcttattttttctgtttttgtaaTATGATAAACGTAACtttcttttagatttacaaCTAACTCTAAGACCTCGTGTGATCCACTTTTTCTTGTTGTTTGTTGTATCAATTTTGATCCTAATTTTTGGAAAACACAGGTTGTAAAAGAGGCTAAATAGTTCATGAAACTTGTTAAAAGCAATgttaaaatcaatttcttcaaatacttcagaAAAGGTAAGATTTTTAATAGAATTGTTGAACTTTTCTACGTTTTCTTTGCTGTAGTCTCTTttgtagataaaatattttttattattagaataattagATTTTATTGGGTAGCTGATCATCTGAGCTGTTTCATGATCTGAAAGGCTAAGATGGAGGATCGAAGAAGTCGCATTAGTTATATTGCTCATGATCAGATCAATGCACGATCacgtcagtcaccttttccttttatatattgaaGATTGatattgctatagcaataaggccgcctttgcacattCTATTATAGTTTCTTCTAATTTTTTCTTATACATTTGTGTGTGCAGTAAAATTTtccgaataaaataaatataagtttaCCTTCTGCCTCCAATGTGGTGGTAGAACTGCTTGAGGGTGGAAGTTGGCAGCGCTGACGTTGCAAGTATGACCTTTCAGGGTCTGCAACGGTATACAGTCTGGTACAGACCAGACCTTCACTAGACCAGACCTGGAGGGGGATAAAATCtctcaattcaattcaattttgttagggttccgtacgtcaaaaggaaaaaaggaacccttataggatcatttcactgaatgtgtctgtctgtctgtctatctatctatctgtctgcctgtttgtctgtctgtccgtccgtccgtccgtcgtctctgcaaagaaaacctatagggtacttccggcTGACCTACAAACACGAAATttggtaaaataataatcacaatgatggactttgtctgtgatggcgtttgctggcgcgcgtgctgtgcttgtttggagtgttttttttgttaagagtggctggtttttgtttggtgttttttggtggtggaactgactgggaagcgctctaaaggggcgccgcgcgtatgtcggcgggcgccggcgcagacggagtccatacttgtataaattcaataacttgaaaatatcacaaacttgacattggctaatcagggtaaagccagatttaaagaaaaaaaaaataaaaaataataataatcactgataaatatttaatttgaaaattgactCACCAACTAGATGTGATCAGCATTTGACTGTCGCTGCTGAATCTGCAGAAACTGATGGGTCTTGTATCACCAATCTGAAAAAAAGCTTctcttttaaccgacttcaataaaggaggaggttcttatttcgactgtatgttttttagCCTTACAACGCGGcatttccggtgcgaggtcgcgattccagcaccttggaaccccaaCGTCTGTAggcttttagggttctgtacctcaaaaggaaaaacggaaaccttatatgatcactttgttgtctgtctgtctgtccgtctgtcgtgtctatccagaaaatctatagggtatttcccgttgacctagaaccatgaatttgtggttacatcattaaaaaaaatgtggtcaAACATGTGgtcaaacaaataataattaatatgtattttcaattttcaaagtaagataactatccaagtggggtatcatacgaaagggctttgcctgtacattctaaaacagatttttattaatttttatgcataatagttttgatttatcccACAAATTGTCGGaacaaatacccgagtacaggaccctcggtgcgcgagtccaactcgcactttgccggtttttcttttgaggtatggaaccctaaaaaatacccTTTCATAacataagtcaaagtcaaaatcattttttcaaagtaggtacaattaaggtaggttacaagtgtaaaacacccccgacaagtgagggttacagtaactagaaaagagctgataactttcaaacggctgaaccgattttcttggatcatagctaaaacactcgatcaagccacctttcaaacaaaaaacaaactaaattaaaatcggttcattagtttaggagctacgatgccacagacagatacacagatatacacgtcaaacatataacacccctctttttgggttgggggtaaaAAAAATAGGCTTTAGTTACCTGACTGCAGTATATGGACATAGCGGAGGCCTTTCTCTGAGACTCCTGCTTGGCCGCCGCCCGGACACTGCCCGCCAGTTGCAACTCTTCACGGGCTTTCATTAACCTGGTGAAGATAAAAAGACATCATCCTCAACCCAtgaccggctcactacagagcacaggttTCCTGGCAGAGTGAGAAGGGACCATAGACAGCTACttttttcaaaaggaaaaacggaacccttataagatcacattgttgtctatctgtctgtccatctgtcgtgtctgtcgagaaaatctaaatggtacttcccattgacctagaccAAGGGTCTTgttatcagtctgtctgtctgcctgtatctatctgtccgtccgtccgtcgtgtctgtcaggaaaacctcgGGGCTTCGCGACTGATGCCGACATATTGTAAGGGTCATCACACATTTACTaaagcatttttagggttcctaggGTTCGTATctcgaaaggaaaaaaggaacccttataggatcacttcgttgtctgtctgtctgtcaagaaacctatagggtacttcccgttaacctagaatcatgtggtaggtaggtaggtcttatagcacaagtacaggaataaatctgaaaaccgctttgtggttacatcatttaaaaaaatttaaaatgtgtttcaattttcaaagtaagataactataccaagtggggtatcatatgaaagggctttacatatacattctaaaaccgatttttatttatttttatgtatgatagtttttgatttatcatgcaaaatgttggaaaaaatacccgagtacggaaccctcggtgcgcgagtctgactcgcacttggccggtttttataaacTTACCTCCTTTTGGCCCTAGGCAGGGAATATCTTGCTATGAAGAGTCTAGCATCCCTTAATTGTGGGGGACCTTCGTGGTACCAGGTTCCCTCCCGTCCTCTATCTCTCTCTATCCTGGCTTCTTCCTCTTCTAACTTCTTGTGGATCGCATCTTCGCCAAGGCTAAAAAAAGGTAGAGAAAATCTTAAATTCATTCTGTTTCATCAAAAAAGGTTTAggcgaattttttttatattttttaatcagaGACAAGtgagcccttgattgcaatctcacctagtggtaagtgatgatgcagtctaagttggaagagggctaacctggaaggggtatggcagtttttatcaaacaaaacattttaaatagaactagaaagattttatacataACTAGCTTGCAGTGGCGAAGGGTGCAGATCTGAAAAAGGGAAGCCGGAGCAAAAAAAGATCTGACCTAACAGAATATCAGAATATCATAATTAATAGGTAAACGAATGTATATCATAATAATCacccttaaaaacaaaatattaaaatagtagtataaataaaaattttaatttggagGTACGATAAGCCGGTGAGCATCGGCTTATGAACCATATTTAGCTGACCTGTCAGAGAGACGAATTCGTATTCGTTCCGGGGCCACTTTAATTGGTGGTTCCATATTGGCGACCCGTAGAGTGAGACAGACTTAGTTCGCTTCATAAGGAAATGAAGGAGATGGAATACTAAGTAGTAAGCCGGGATGGTTACGGGTTATCGAAGCTATTTTCTATTGATGATAGATTTTCCCTGACACTTGTAAATTTTTAGGCGTCAAATTTGGTACGGTAGCATCATTCACTCTGGTAGCCTGCATGATAATAATCGAACTTTTGCCCTACATTTGTCACTAAGTACGTAGTGAGTGCTTATGTTATATTTTGCGAATTCTTAAAGGGAAGCCGATTGGAATCGGGTTACATGGACATTTCGCCACTGCTAGCTTGTGTCCACAACTTCATCCGCATGTACTGCACAAATTTCaagcccctattttacccctttaaggatttaattttcagaaatcccttCTTAGTAGATTTCTACATATAATAGCTATCTTCATGCCTTTCACCCCAATCGGTCCAGAACTTTGTGCCCTGTGTTGacggatcagtcagtcagtcagcttatacttttatatatttagatagaaatagaagattcaggtttttaaaaatcttgtgagaactttaatttttcggtaaaagtagaaaaaaagatttatgttttactagctgacgcccgcgacttcgtccgcgtggatttaggtttttcgaaatcccgtgggaactctttggttttccgggataaaaagtagcctatgtgctaatacaggatattatctatctccattccgaatttcagccaaatccgtccagtagtttttgcgtgaaggagtaacaaacatacacacacacacacacacacacacacacacacacacacacacacacacacacacacacacacacacacacacacacacacacacacaaactttcgcctttataatattagtgtgaagtgtgatagtgtgatgtgattttttaaagCTATACCACACTTTACCAGTTCTACCTATAGGTTAGGTTATCCTGATTCCTCTAATAAAGTCAAAAGTCTTAAGCGttaaagtcaaaagacctcaagcagaaataaatagtaacatgttttttcttctttttttggTAGTTTGAACTTACTAGCTGAGTAGATCCCTCAATCTCACTCTCCGTTCAGCTGGTCCTTCTCCAAACAGGCACACTGGCTCACCCAACTGTCGGAGACTCCTACGAACCTAGAAAGGCAATGTTACTCGTGATCGACAAGCCAGTCTTAAAAACCACTATCCCAGACAATTTTTTAATCCTAGAGACCGAAATAACAACTAGaaatgacaaaattaaaaattatgatatgATATGACCAGCTTAACAAAAATAGTGCTGCCCTCATTGTTCCAGTTCAGATAAAAatcattgataaaataatatttcgtgcATAAACCTACGATATGTGTATTTGACAGacctaaaaaataaagtaactaacaaaaaatcacaaaaaataattcaccTAAGGAATTTTTCAGTAGTATGTAAAACTCATAAATTAAGAATCAGCcaatacttatttcatttaaatcacaaaaaaaaaatattttcaacacaatTTTTTGGTTAACTagctgatatccgcgacttcgtttgcgtggatgtaggttttttaaaattcctgtgggaactctttgattttccgggataaaaattagcctatgtgctaatccagggtataatctatctgcactctaaatttcagcccaatccgtccagtagtttttgcgtgaaggagtaacaaacatacacacacacaaaacacacaaacaaactttctcctttataatattagtgtgatattaatcGCATCACATCACTATCAAAGAGCCATAAAAAACAAGCAACACATGAAACATCATTTTGGTCTACCCGATTAATAAATTGACTATAGGTCCTACAATCAAGATCACAACACCTGGTGCAGCTCCgcgccataaaataaaattaacctaACTTAACTTAACAAAATCACAACACCTGGTGCAGCTCCgcgccataaaataaaattaacctaACTTAACTTAACAAAATCACAACACCTGGTGCAGCTCCgcgccataaaataaaattaacctaACTTAACTTAACAAAATCACAACACCTGGTGCAGCTCCgcgccataaaataaaattaacctaACTTAACTTAACAAAATCACAACACCTGGTGCAGCTCCgcgccataaaataaaattaacctaACTTAACTTAACAAAATCACAACTTGATTGTACCTCATCATCGTCAGTAGAAACATTTAGCTGGCGAGCTTTGCGTCTGCGTTCAAACTCCTCCAGCAGAGCCTTTTTGTCTCTGGACATTTCTTCTTCCAGCTCCATGTATTCTGGAAACATTGGGAGAGTAAAGTGACAGCCATACATACAgcctttcatcatcatcattatcaaccgatgcccacagctggacataggtctctggGAACAAACCCCACAAACCACAGTATTGCACCACCACCATCCAACGGCTCCGGTTACTCAATTGATGTCATCTGTTCACTAATGGGAAAGGGGGGTCTCCCTTGTATGCTCTTATAGGGTGCCTTCTCCAGTACCACTATTTGACAGTTCAAtttgatcataatattacatttttctttaaaatagtgcaattacttttataatctactagactagatgatgtctgcgacttcatccatgAGGATAtacagtagagcctcgataatccgTACTCTGAATAATCCGAACGCCGCTGTAATCCGAACTGCCGACTGCCCCTCTCTCTCCCTTACCGTGACCGCTGATCTTATATTTTGTTACGCAAGAGACTGAAGAGTCTGGGAATGACGAGTCTTTTGTTGACAATACTTCAGCTTTAAACGTCAAGAAAATTCCTCATTCACAAGCTATTTCAGCACTGAATACTTGTTTAGAttgggctgatgaaaatgacttgTCTTTATCCGAAAAGATGATGCTGCGTAATTTGAGGGACAAAGCCTTTTTTTGGTCAATAAATAGAACCCGCCAAACTAAAATTGATGACTTTATGAATAAGTAAcgtattttgtggtttaaatatgtgttttatagtacctgaataaatattttttgtcaaaatatatttgcatttttttaacatactgTAATCCGAACGCTCCGTGAGTCCGAACAGGGGTTATTTTTTGGTAGTTcggattatcgaggctctactgtagtttttaaaaatctctttgattttccaggacagaACATAAACTATGTTTCTAACCATACccaagatgtaagctaactctgcaccacTTTTTGTCAAAATCTATTAAACAGGCGGTAAAATGCTAGCAaatagatagacacactttcacaataataacattagtatggattgttgaTTTGTATTGTTGTATGGATTGATCATACAATATTGCATGCGCGTAGACAGAATTTGTTTTCATTAGATTGAGGAGTACAATAGCTGTTATGCTTATGGGTAAGCAACAGTAACTACAGCAGTGGGGATATTACCCAAAACTTACCACTAGAAATCTGAATGTCCCCAAGTTCTCTTCCACCATCTTCCACTCCTTCCTTGGCGGCTGCAGCCAGGGCCGCCAGCCGAGCCTTCTCCTGCTCCTCAAGTGATCCATAATGTACATGCTTCGGTTTCTTCACCAAtataacatcatcatcatcagacaTTTTGAggttaatttttgatttttaatacgCTATAATAGTTTATTGTGTTTCACTATACCATTACACAGAGTGAAATTTATACAGGGTATTTATCTTATTGTGTGTTAAATGGGTTAGGTATAGTACCTATAAAAATTATGAGTTTTTCTTTTCCCAAGGTACATACAAACAACGCAGGAACCAAATTAACGTTTCATTTGACGTGAACGAAAGGGTTTTCAGTATAAATATCACATAAGAAtagtaaaacaataatattagcAATTAATGATGAACTAAGTACCAATAGCAATTTTAAGTGgaaatattaaacaaaaactGCTTATTATCgaggaaaaaagaaaaataattcgTCATCTATGAGGTAATGATAAATGTACTAGGCGTATGCTAGGCGTTTAACGGAACGGAACGCAGTTTGACACGTTTGACATGTTTCATATTTGACAATTCAAGTGATGTGCtagttttatctatactaatattataaagaggaaacctttgtatttttgtatttttgtatgtttgtattgaataggctcaaaaactactggaccgatttcaaaatttcttttaccattacttagagggattcttccgaatccgtataggctatattttatcccggaaaatagataggatttttcgtggtagtgaaaattgtggagtaaggcgtccaaaaaactgccgtacgttaacgattctcgcgaacgctgcctaaatggttagagatgtatggttgacttctatagaaaagttgtagaactcaataatgcctacaaaaaagtccgcgatagtataaaccaaacatttatattttagccattataaccacttttccatagaataaaagtaattaaaattattagcctatgtttattgatcatattatcgtcaaatactaatccttatccaaataaactatttattgagcaagattgtttcaatagctataaattgctttttattttattccaatcggacaatccattcaaaagatattacgaatttaaaattgtaattggtatTAAAATGAATGATGGTGTCGCACGACTCGCACGGCGAAACCGCAGGGGTTCAGagagcttaaaaaataaatgtccacccgtgcgaagccggggcgggtcgctagtgttttatattatgcGCAGTTTATatgttctgtttttttttttttcaacacaaATCTATTGATTATAAAATAGTACAAATCAAATGAAAAATGTGATAACTACAGTCCCAAGCtgatctaataataataattatgactaaAAGATTAGAAGttggagaaaaaaaaaatagtttgtcTATGGTCACTCATTGTTTACGTCAGTGAGCCAAAAAATATTTGCGAATTACGCAGGATTTTAATCATAAATGTACCTCTTTTTAATGATTAAAAACGTTAAAATTAATGCAGTTCCGTAAACGGAAACTCGATTTACGAAAGTGATTAGTTAATAGTgatgaattaaaaattataacctgAAAGGTTACGGAGTCGTAGATGTTATTAGAGAAATAAGTGTTTATAGTATTAACAATGGCTTTGCAGCTGTCTAGAAGAGAGGTAGAGGACCTACGATCTTCCCTCGACCGTGCAATCTACAGGACTATTGGAAAATCCGATAGTTCTTTACTGTCCACAGTATCATCTTGTTTGACCAGTGGGTAAGGCATCTTAAGTTTTAGgctactttgaaaatattaaaacatgATTAGTTGGTCTATAGTGGGTATTTCATTCAAAACATGAAAGTCCTGGGCctaaaaaagttattatttatcaaagacTAAGCAGCTTACACTGATGCATCTATATCAGAAGTGCTTAGAGTTTTCCAAATGTTTGTCCAATCtattcttgaactggttaacagagcttgACATAACTGTatccttgggcaatttattATATGATGTATGAACAATTCTGTTGGTTGGAACAGTTAAGGAAAACTTtgtgcctgagaattctccgtTGTGTTTCTAAAGTCTACCAAACTGCACTTTGTCAGTGTGGTAGGCTATAGTCTtaacctttctcattttgagaggagacacATGTTATGTGGGTtagcaatttattttatttaaatgtaatattGTTTCAGATATGAAAGACGCAAGATAATAGACAAGATCTCTGCGCATATAGACTCAAAGAAAGCGAGCAAACTAGCAGACAAGGTCCTTGCCTTGGCACAGGAGCTGGTTTCCTCGGGGAAGGCTCCTAAAAGGAAACATGATGAGAACAGAGAGAAGGATAAAGAGAAGGAAGTCAAAaggtttacaataatataacttA
Proteins encoded in this window:
- the LOC123878789 gene encoding U4/U6 small nuclear ribonucleoprotein Prp4, with the translated sequence MSDDDDVILVKKPKHVHYGSLEEQEKARLAALAAAAKEGVEDGGRELGDIQISSEYMELEEEMSRDKKALLEEFERRRKARQLNVSTDDDEVRRSLRQLGEPVCLFGEGPAERRVRLRDLLSYLGEDAIHKKLEEEEARIERDRGREGTWYHEGPPQLRDARLFIARYSLPRAKRRLMKAREELQLAGSVRAAAKQESQRKASAMSIYCSQIGDTRPISFCRFSSDSQMLITSSWSGLVKVWSVPDCIPLQTLKGHTCNVSAANFHPQAVLPPHWRQKIEQEKEKKEDESTEVMDTTEEVSESCQMASCAYDGSVHLWNFKTDSPLASLSGHEPRRVSRVEFHPSGRFLATTVFDNSWRLWDLETKTEVLHQEGHAKPVYSIAFQGDGSLAVTGGMDAFGRVWDLRTGRCVMFLEGHLGPVLGADWAPAGHQLATAAADHQAKIWDLRRRAPIYTIPAHTHLLSDVRYQKSHGHFLLTSSYDKSAKLWSNPAWHPLRTLSGHDNKVMSTDISMDNKYIATCSYDRTFKLWAPDLA